Below is a genomic region from Streptomyces roseoviridis.
GGTGGTGTCGACGCCCGCGTCGGCGATGGTGTGCAGGACGTGGTCGACGCTGGCCGCTCCCATGGCCAGGCGGTCGACGTCGCCGACATGGTGGCCCGCGTCGATGCGGTCGGCGTAGAAGGCGAAGAAGCCCGGCAGGGAGTTCGCGGTCTCGGTGGCGTGCGGGAGGATGTCGGCCGCCGTGAGGCCGTTGGCCTGGGCGAGGGCGATGGCCTGCCAGTAGCTGAGCATGGACGTCCAGAACATGACCATGCCGAGCTGGTAGAAGAGCGCGGCGAGGCCGGGGTCCTCGCCCCGGTGGTCGACGCGGCCGGTGACGACTTCGAGCAGGGGCCGGTGGGCGTCGAAGGCGGCGCGCGGGCCGCTGTAGAAGGTGGAGGACTCGGGCTTGCCGATGCCGGACGGCGGGACGGTGATGCCGCCGGTGAGGTGGACGGCGCCGTGGTCGGCGGCCCAGCCGGCGGCGGCGCGGGCGCGTTCGGGGGTGTCGGAGCTGAGGTTGACGAGGACGCGGCCGCGCAGTGCGTCGGCGGCGGGTTCGAGCAGGGCGTACATGGCCGTGTAGTCGGTGAGGCTGAGGAAGACGACCTCGTTGGCGGAGAGGGCGGCGTCGACGCTCGGCGCGAGGACGGCGCCGCGGGCGACGAGGTCGTCGGCTCGGGACGGGGTGCGGTTCCAGAGGGTGACGGCGTGGCCGCGGTCCA
It encodes:
- a CDS encoding NAD(P)-dependent oxidoreductase produces the protein MSTNSQSVTVIGLGPMGQAMAAAFLDRGHAVTLWNRTPSRADDLVARGAVLAPSVDAALSANEVVFLSLTDYTAMYALLEPAADALRGRVLVNLSSDTPERARAAAGWAADHGAVHLTGGITVPPSGIGKPESSTFYSGPRAAFDAHRPLLEVVTGRVDHRGEDPGLAALFYQLGMVMFWTSMLSYWQAIALAQANGLTAADILPHATETANSLPGFFAFYADRIDAGHHVGDVDRLAMGAASVDHVLHTIADAGVDTTLPAAVTALFQRGMDAGRDGDSFSSLVELMRKSS